The nucleotide window CCCGCATGGCAGGCAAACCGGCGCGATGCTCTCCGGGCTCGAAGACGTTTTGGAGCAGTCTCGTCCGGACTGCGTGCTCGTGTACGGAGACACGAACTCAACCCTGGCCGCGGCAATCGCGGCGGTAAAGATGCACATTCCTGTCGCACATCTTGAGGCAGGTTTGCGATCATTCAATCGGCGCATGCCGGAAGAACACAACCGGGTTCTCACTGATCACGCAGCGGATCTTCTTCTCGCTCCCACCGAAGTCGCGATGAAGCACTTGGCGGCCGAAGGCTTGGCTGGGCGCAGCGTGCTGGTCGGCGACGTAATGACAGACGTATTATTCCTTACGCGCGATGCAGTCAACTTAAAGCAGGAACCGCTTCCGCAGGGACTTGCCGCCAGCGAGTATTACGTGAGCACCATTCATCGTCCGGACAATACGGATGATGCCAATCGCCTTTCCGAGATCTTGACCCAGCTTGCAGGGCTCGACAAGCCAGTACTTCTACTGGCACACCCGCGTCTACGTGCGCTTGCGGAAGAACACGGCATTTCCCTCAATCAGGGATCGCTCATCTCCATCGACCCGCTTGCATACCCACAACTAATCAACGCAGTCCAGCACTCCGCCGGTGTGGTCACTGATTCCGGCGGTCTTCAAAAGGAAGCCTTCCTGTTGCGGGTTCCCTGCACGACGGTCAGACCAGAAACCGAATGGGTGGAGACTGTGGACCTCGGTTGGAACGTGCTGGTCTCCGATGATCTTGGCCAACTAGGGCCGGCCGCAACACGCTCGGCGCCTGCTCCAACCAACGCTGCTCCGTATGGATCCGGGCAGGCTGCACAGCAAGTTGTCACAGCACTACTGAATCAGACGCAGTAAGCCCACAGGTCCACATGTACGCGCCGCTGTTTCAGCCGCGTCCCTGAGCTCGCGTGGCTAAAACAGCCGCGGCGGCACGTTCGCCCGCTGTCTGCAAAGACGCATTCTTATCCACCCAGCTGATGCGGGCGTCGCGATGGGGGTCTTCCCCTTCGAGAAGACGCCGCATGGCTTGGGCCGCCTGTCGCGGTTCGAACGGCACACTTTCTCCCAGATGATTCTCCGCCACCATTGAAGCGCACTCTCCCGCGCCCGCGTACACTACCGGGGTTCCACAAGCCGCAGCCGCATAGATCTTTGTGGGTTTCGCGAAATCATAACCCTGTCCAGGAACAATGCTTACAAGAGCACCCGCAGCTCCGCGGATCCAGGCGGCGCTTTCTTGAGGGGAGATCACACCGCCGAAGGTTACCCGACCGGGTGCGACGCGTTCGGCTAACGCTCGAAGCGCACCTTCTGAGGATCCCTGACCGAAGAAGTACAGCCGCACGTCGGGCCGATCGTCAAGAGTCGTCAGTGCTTGAATGAAGACTTCTGCGCCTTGCCACTCGGACATCGTCCCGGTGTAGACGAAGTAAGGGTGCCCGGGGGTCTTGGTTTCGCCATCGGGCCTGAAAGTGTCGGTGTCTATACCGTTGCCGGCCACGCTTACGCGTCCGGGGGCAACACGAAACTGGGAGATGCGGTCCGCCACTCCCTCGGATATGGCCACCACGTGAGCAGCGTTCCTGACGGCTACGCCCTCTATCCAACGCATGACCGCTACAACCGGCGCTGCAGCGCCTATCGCAATCAGCGCGTCGGTCCAGATGTCCGCAGCGTAATAGACGTAGGGGCGTCTCCTGAGCCATGAAGTCACGGCTACGACGAGACCGGTCGTGGGCGGAGGCTCAGAAACCACCACATCCGCGCGGCTAAAAAGCAGCCGAAAAAACAAGGGAGCGTCGAAGCTCAAATACTGGACGTATCCCCTGACGTTTCCGCCCGAGTCTCGCAGGACGGGCCACCGCGAGACTCCTGACTCGACCGTGTACTCGGCTGGCGGTACAGAGGTCAGGACCTTGACTGCTACCCCGGACTCCTGCAGCGCCGTCGCAAGTGCCTTGAGCCGGAAGGCTGCGGCACCAACTTCCGGTGGAAAGAGTCTTGTGGCAAGGATTACTCGCAGACTCACGCGGTAACGTCCACCATGTGCCCGGTCCGGGATGACTCGATCATCGCCTCTGCCACACGCAGGGTATTGAGGCCCTCACGCATAGTCACGACGTCATTGCGCTTGCCGAGCACAGCATCGAGGAACGCTTCATGCTCAGCTTTTAATGGCTCGCGCTTGGTGAGCGCCAAACGGGTGATATTACCTTCGCTCACGCCGCGGAAATTCGACACCGCTTCCCACTCCGTGTTGATTGTCCCGTTCTCGTAGAACGTCAGATCGGCTGTCAGCGTATCGGCGACAAAAGCACCCTTTTCCCCGGTCACGACAGTCAGGCGCTCTTTCATTGGGGAGAGCCAGTTCACAAGATGAGAGGTGATGACGCCGTTTTCCAGCTGGCAGGAGGCGGTCACCATGTCTTCGTGAGGACGCCCGGAGCGCGTGCTCGTGCGCGCGGAAACCGATTCATAGGGCGACTGCGCCAGCCAGGCGGTGAGATCGATATCGTGAGTCCCGAGATCCTTCACCACGCCGACGTCAGCAATCCGAGAGGGGAACGGCCCCTGCCGGCGGGTCGCGACCTGGTAAACGTCACCAAGATCGCCGTTCTCAATGCGGAACCGCAGCGACTGCAACGCGGGGTTGAACCGTTCGATGTGCCCCACAGCGCCAACCAAACCGGCAGCTTCGAAGGCATCAGCGAGCTTGACGCCGCCCTCGATCGTAGATGCGATCGGCTTCTCAACCATCGTGTGCACGTTTGCAGCGGCGAGAGCAAGACCGACTTCCTCATGCAACCCGGTGGGCACGGCACACACGGCCATGTCGATTCCCTGCGCGATCAGCTCATCGACGGAGCCGCACAACGGCAAGTCCCCGGCGACACCATGCGGATCTCCGTACGCATCTGCAACGGCAACTAACTGGACACCATCAAGCTCACGCACAACGCGAGCGTGATGACGGCCCATCATCCCCAAACCGATAATGCCTACCCGAAGGTCCCCCATTACGCACCCGCTCCGGCGAGCTTGTTCACGGCTGTCACGATCCGGTCCAGGTCCTCGTCATCGAGTGAGGGATGCACCGGAAGCGAGAGCACCTCGCGTGCCGCGATCTCCGTGCTCGGGAGGTCCTCGGTCCGGTTGAACGAGGGCAGTCGGTGATTCGGAATCGGGTAGTAGACCCCGCTGCCGATGTTGTACTCATCCTTCAAGGCCGCTGCGAAACCGTCCCGATCTCCCGGGATACGGACTGTGTACTGGTGGTACACGTGCTCAGCGCCCTCGGCCACCACCGGTATGCCTACCCCTTCGAGGTTGTCGTTGAGGAACTGGGCGTTCGACTGGCGCTGTGCAGTCCACCCGAGCACCTTCGTCAACTGGACTCGCCCGATCGCAGCGTGAAGATTGGTCATGCGCGCATTGAACCCCACCAGTTCGTTCTCGTACTGGCGCTCCATGCCCTGGTTCCGCAGCAGCCGAAGGTTCCGCTCAACCGTGGCGTCACCGGTGGACACCATGCCGCCCTCGCCTGAGGTCATGTTCTTCGTGGGATACAGCGAAAACATGGCGAAATCACCGAAGGTGCCGACCTTTCGGCCATCCAGCGCAGCTCCATGAGCCTGTGCCGCGTCCTCAAACAGTTTGATCCCGCGGGAGTCAGCAAGTTCCCGGAACGCGACAACGTTCGCCGGGTGCCCGTACAGGTGCACCGGCATGATTCCCTTGGTCTTGTCGGAAATCAGCGACTCTACGTGAGCGACATCCAGGCAGTAGTGGTCGAGCTCAATGTCAGCAAAGACCGGCGTCGCACCGGTAAGCGCCACAGAATTCGCGGTTGCAGCAAACGTGAATGACGGAACGATGACCTCGTCTCCCGGACCAACACCCGCGGCCAGCAGACCGAGATGCAGTCCGGAGGTGCCCGAGTTCACGGCGACGGACGCACGACCGTCGAGAAGGACTTCCGAGAACTCTTTCTCGAACTCCGCAACTTCAGCGCCCTGCGCCAGCATGCCGGACACGAGCACCGCATCGACGGCCGCACGCTCCTCGTCTCCTACGATCGGCTTAGCCGCCGGAATGAATCCTGTGCTCATTTCTGATCCTCTACTGGTGCCAGTGTTCCGTGTGCTTCGCGATATTTCTCACCGGTCTCGGGACAGACCCACAGACCGTCCTGCTTCTTGAGCGGGTGACCTGCCTTGCCTACCCACCCGAGACGGCGGGCAGGTACTCCAGCCACCAGCCCATAGGCAGGAACGTCCTTGGTGACAACTGCGCCGGCGGCAACCGTCGCCCATGCACCGATCGTCACGGGAGCCACGCACACAGCACGAGCACCGATGGACGCACCGTCCTCGACGGTGACTCCGACCGGAATCCAGTCGTGTGCGCTCTTCAACGTGCCGTCCGGCGAAATCGATCGCGGATAGGTGTCGTTGGTAAGGACAACGGCAGGACCGACGAACACGCCCTTGCCGAGCGACGCCGGCTCATACACCAGCGCGTAGTTCTGGACCTTGGTGTTCTCCCCCATCGAGACGCCTGTACCGATGTAGGCCCCACGTCCGACAATGCAGTTGGATCCCAGTTTGGCATTCTCCCGCACCTGCGCGAGATGCCATACTTTTGTGCCTTCACCTAGTTCCGCCCGATCCGACACATCGGCGCTATCAGCGATGTAAGTCATGCGACTACCTTTCGTTGCGATCAGGCCTTGCCGATGACCCGGTAGGTAACTCCAGCCCACTTATCCGCGCTGCTCACGCGACGGCCGTCGATGAACGTCTTCACCCCGGGCAGATCTGTCGGCTTCAAGTGTGCGTACTCCGCATGGTTCGCCTGCACGACGGCAGCGTCCACCGGATCGCCAACATGGTAGGCATCGAATCCAAGAGCGGAGAGCTCTTCATCGGTGTACATCGGATCGTGCACCAGTACCTTCGCGCCGCGCTCCTTCAGCGCGTCAACCGTCGCAAAGACACCTGAGAAGGCCGTTTCCTTGACCTCACCGCGGTAGGCAGCGCCAAGCACGACGACGGTCGCACCGCCCAGATCCCCATGGGCGCCTTCCAGCAGCCCGATGGTGTACTCCGGCATACCTGCATTGGCTTCACGGGCGGCCCGTACAACCGTCGCCGACGGATCATTCCACAGATACAGACGCGGGTAGACGGGAATGCAGTGGCCGCCGACGGCGATGCCCGGCTGATGAATGTGGCTGTACGGCTGGGAGTTCGAGGCCTCGATCACCTGATAAATGTCTATGCCCGCAGTCGCGGCGAAGCGTGCGAATTGGTTCGCCAGCCCGATGTTGACATCGCGGTAGGTCGTCTCAGCAAGCTTGGCAAGCTCAGATGCTTCGGCTGATCCGAGGTCCCAGACACCGTTTCCGCGGACCAGATCGGCCCGGTCATCGAAATCGAGTACTGCCTCGTAGAACTCAACGGCCTTCTTGGCGCCGTCGTCAGAAAGCCCACCGACCAGCTTGGGATATTTGCGGAGATCTTCGAAGACACGTCCGGTCAGTACACGCTCCGGTGAGAACACCAGATGGAAGTCCTTGCCTTCGACCAGACCGGAACCCTCCTCCAGCATCGGCTTCCAACGATCACGGGTGGTGCCCACCGGGAGGGTTGTCTCATAGGAGACGAGCGTGCCCGCAGTGAGGTGCTTGGCAAGCTCGGCAGTGGCTCCGTCCATCCATCCGAAGTCCGGGTTGGCATCAGCGTCAACGAACAAGGGCACCACCAAGACCACGGCGTCAGCGTTGGGAACAGCTTGCCCGTAGTCGGTTGTCGCCCGGAGTTTACCCGCAGGAACCAGCTCGGAAAGCTTCTCCTGAAGGTGCGCTTCACCGGGGAATGGCTCGACCGCGTTATTGATGGACTCGACGACCGTGGCGTTGACGTCCACGCCCACCACTTCGTGGCCCTTTGACGCGAACTGGACTGCCAGCGGCAGACCGATCTTCCCAAGGGCAATGACAGCAATCTTCACGACGGAATGACCTTTTCTCTGTACGTGGAGCAGACACAGCTCCAGATCCAGTAGCCAAGCCTATCGTCCCGATCGCGATATCGCCCGATTCAACCGAGATGGCAACCGACGCCCTCGCACCGCGACCTTATCCACAGATCTGATGCGGCCCAACAAACCGGGCCATGGCAGCCCCTAGGCTCGGACCATGGATCTGCACGTCACGCTCGCCGCAGGTCCCGGCGTGCAGCTGCCAGGAGGCCAACCTACAGAAGAATTGATCATCACGAAGGCGCACCTCGCGAGCGGCAGCCAGCTGCACGAACAGCTCTCCAGCCGGGCCGGCACCCACCACCTCCTCATCGATGGGAAGCCGCTCGCTGAGCTGCAGCCAGGCGTACCACCCCTCACATCCGGCGCGGTGATCGTCGCTGCCACGGGTGCACACCCGAGCACGCGCCCGTCCTCTCCCGGCAGCCTGCTCTTTCTCGTCCGGTCCGGGCCCGACGCCGGCAAGGCCATACCGCTCTCGCGCGGCGTCTACACGATCGGTCGCAGCGCTGCAGACATCACCATCCACGACCCCGATCTCTCACGCGTCCACGCCGTACTCACGGTCACCAATGACGCGCTGACCCTCCGCGACCGGCAGTCGTCAAACGGCATCTGGGTCAACGGCGCCAGAGCCGAGCGAATCCCCATCACCACCGACTCCGACATCCGCATCGGGAGCAGCCGCTGCGCCGTCGTGCTCGCACATACCGCCGATGATCCGCCACTCGCCGAGGACCTCACCGAACCCTGCGAAGTCAGCGCTCCCCCGCCGCCGGAAAGCAGCCGGCTACTGATCCTCACTGCCTTCCTACCCCTCGTACTCGGCATCGTGCTCGCCGTGACCACCGGGATGTGGTTTTTCCTGGCGTTCAGCGCGCTCTCCGCCGCCACCGGGATGGTTCCGCTCATCACCGGACGAAAGAAACGCCGCGCGTTCGACTATGCGGTAGCAGCCGCGGTGGCCAAAGACAGGAAACGACGACGACGCGCAGCACCGGACGCGGGCGGCCTCACCCTCGCGGCCCTTCGTCCGCAGACGACCGCTTCCGGGTATACATCACAGCTGAGCCCGGGCGGGCGCTATCTGAGACTGGGCATCGCTGACCAGCCCGCCAATGTTCAGCCCAAACCCGAGCCGGTGGATTGGCGGCCACCCATCATCCCGGCCGCGCCCGTGCTGATCCCGTTGGTTGTACCGGGAGGCGGGGAACCCGTCAATGTGGACATCCGTGGTCCGCAACACATCCTTCCCGATGTCGCCCGCCTCCTGATTCTGCAGCTCTCCGCCCTGTCCGAAGCCGGAGAGATTCTCTGTTTCGACGCCCGCACAGACCTTCCGGAGGCAGCCCGGTTCCTGCCACGGGTCACCCTCGTCGCAGATCGCGCACGATTCGCGGAACTCGCCGCCTCCGGCCGGTACTCCACCGTCCTGCTCTTCGGCGCCGGCACGGCAGCGGAGGTGAAAGGCGTTCGCGCCTACCGTTTCTCCACGTCCAACGACCGGGAAAAGGGTCCCTGGGCCATCGACTACTTCCCTCCCGACCCCCTGCTCACGAACCCCGAGGGCACCGTCCGCTTCCAGCCCGACTTCGTGCGGTCGGATACGTTCGAGCTACTGGCTCGCGCAATGGGAACCCATGCCTCCCCGCAAGCGGCGGCAGGCACCCAGGCACCGGTCCCGGAGGCTGTCGCTCTCCCGGATCTGATCCCGTGCGGCAGCGAAAGCATTGCTGCACGGTGGCGTGCCTCCCCGGATAACGCCCGGATGACCACGGCTATCGGATCATCGTCTGCGGGACCTCTGACCTTTGATCTGGTCACCGACGGTCCGCACATGCTCGTCGCCGGCACTACGGGTGCCGGCAAATCCCAGTTC belongs to Arthrobacter tumbae and includes:
- the wecB gene encoding non-hydrolyzing UDP-N-acetylglucosamine 2-epimerase, which encodes MRILSVVGARPQFVKLAPIASALQGKADHLIAHTGQHYDELMSDVFFNDLGIPAPDFNLAVGSGPHGRQTGAMLSGLEDVLEQSRPDCVLVYGDTNSTLAAAIAAVKMHIPVAHLEAGLRSFNRRMPEEHNRVLTDHAADLLLAPTEVAMKHLAAEGLAGRSVLVGDVMTDVLFLTRDAVNLKQEPLPQGLAASEYYVSTIHRPDNTDDANRLSEILTQLAGLDKPVLLLAHPRLRALAEEHGISLNQGSLISIDPLAYPQLINAVQHSAGVVTDSGGLQKEAFLLRVPCTTVRPETEWVETVDLGWNVLVSDDLGQLGPAATRSAPAPTNAAPYGSGQAAQQVVTALLNQTQ
- a CDS encoding glycosyltransferase family 4 protein, which encodes MSLRVILATRLFPPEVGAAAFRLKALATALQESGVAVKVLTSVPPAEYTVESGVSRWPVLRDSGGNVRGYVQYLSFDAPLFFRLLFSRADVVVSEPPPTTGLVVAVTSWLRRRPYVYYAADIWTDALIAIGAAAPVVAVMRWIEGVAVRNAAHVVAISEGVADRISQFRVAPGRVSVAGNGIDTDTFRPDGETKTPGHPYFVYTGTMSEWQGAEVFIQALTTLDDRPDVRLYFFGQGSSEGALRALAERVAPGRVTFGGVISPQESAAWIRGAAGALVSIVPGQGYDFAKPTKIYAAAACGTPVVYAGAGECASMVAENHLGESVPFEPRQAAQAMRRLLEGEDPHRDARISWVDKNASLQTAGERAAAAVLATRAQGRG
- a CDS encoding Gfo/Idh/MocA family protein, with translation MGDLRVGIIGLGMMGRHHARVVRELDGVQLVAVADAYGDPHGVAGDLPLCGSVDELIAQGIDMAVCAVPTGLHEEVGLALAAANVHTMVEKPIASTIEGGVKLADAFEAAGLVGAVGHIERFNPALQSLRFRIENGDLGDVYQVATRRQGPFPSRIADVGVVKDLGTHDIDLTAWLAQSPYESVSARTSTRSGRPHEDMVTASCQLENGVITSHLVNWLSPMKERLTVVTGEKGAFVADTLTADLTFYENGTINTEWEAVSNFRGVSEGNITRLALTKREPLKAEHEAFLDAVLGKRNDVVTMREGLNTLRVAEAMIESSRTGHMVDVTA
- a CDS encoding DegT/DnrJ/EryC1/StrS family aminotransferase — its product is MSTGFIPAAKPIVGDEERAAVDAVLVSGMLAQGAEVAEFEKEFSEVLLDGRASVAVNSGTSGLHLGLLAAGVGPGDEVIVPSFTFAATANSVALTGATPVFADIELDHYCLDVAHVESLISDKTKGIMPVHLYGHPANVVAFRELADSRGIKLFEDAAQAHGAALDGRKVGTFGDFAMFSLYPTKNMTSGEGGMVSTGDATVERNLRLLRNQGMERQYENELVGFNARMTNLHAAIGRVQLTKVLGWTAQRQSNAQFLNDNLEGVGIPVVAEGAEHVYHQYTVRIPGDRDGFAAALKDEYNIGSGVYYPIPNHRLPSFNRTEDLPSTEIAAREVLSLPVHPSLDDEDLDRIVTAVNKLAGAGA
- a CDS encoding acyltransferase, which gives rise to MTYIADSADVSDRAELGEGTKVWHLAQVRENAKLGSNCIVGRGAYIGTGVSMGENTKVQNYALVYEPASLGKGVFVGPAVVLTNDTYPRSISPDGTLKSAHDWIPVGVTVEDGASIGARAVCVAPVTIGAWATVAAGAVVTKDVPAYGLVAGVPARRLGWVGKAGHPLKKQDGLWVCPETGEKYREAHGTLAPVEDQK
- a CDS encoding nucleotide sugar dehydrogenase → MKIAVIALGKIGLPLAVQFASKGHEVVGVDVNATVVESINNAVEPFPGEAHLQEKLSELVPAGKLRATTDYGQAVPNADAVVLVVPLFVDADANPDFGWMDGATAELAKHLTAGTLVSYETTLPVGTTRDRWKPMLEEGSGLVEGKDFHLVFSPERVLTGRVFEDLRKYPKLVGGLSDDGAKKAVEFYEAVLDFDDRADLVRGNGVWDLGSAEASELAKLAETTYRDVNIGLANQFARFAATAGIDIYQVIEASNSQPYSHIHQPGIAVGGHCIPVYPRLYLWNDPSATVVRAAREANAGMPEYTIGLLEGAHGDLGGATVVVLGAAYRGEVKETAFSGVFATVDALKERGAKVLVHDPMYTDEELSALGFDAYHVGDPVDAAVVQANHAEYAHLKPTDLPGVKTFIDGRRVSSADKWAGVTYRVIGKA